One part of the Marinitoga hydrogenitolerans DSM 16785 genome encodes these proteins:
- a CDS encoding ISL3 family transposase, which translates to MKEIIKMLDKDLKYIKHEIKDDTIYIYVKSKKKKAKCPVCGEETDKVHSKYTRSFQDLPIGGKKVTIILEMRIFKCKNKECSKKRFTEKFEFIQGRAKMTKRLEEEIANLAQKM; encoded by the coding sequence AGAAATAATAAAAATGTTGGATAAAGATTTAAAGTATATAAAGCATGAAATAAAAGATGATACAATATATATTTATGTAAAATCAAAAAAGAAAAAAGCAAAATGTCCAGTATGTGGAGAAGAAACAGATAAAGTACATTCAAAATACACAAGAAGCTTTCAGGATTTACCAATAGGAGGAAAAAAGGTAACAATAATATTGGAAATGAGAATATTTAAATGTAAAAACAAAGAATGCAGCAAAAAAAGATTCACAGAAAAATTTGAATTTATACAAGGAAGAGCAAAAATGACAAAAAGATTAGAAGAAGAAATAGCAAATTTAGCTCAGAAAATG